The Novosphingobium kaempferiae genome includes a window with the following:
- a CDS encoding RNA pyrophosphohydrolase, whose product MTDFSSLPYRPCVGVMLVNADGKVFVGKRIDTKEGDFWQMPQGGVDDGEDLKEAALRELWEETGVSRDHATLLSQTREELLYDLPAELMGKLWKGKYRGQRQHWFLARFEGKDADIDLNAHQPAEFNDWKWIDAELLPDLIVPFKKRVYRAVVEEFKALI is encoded by the coding sequence ATGACTGACTTCTCGTCCCTGCCGTATCGCCCCTGCGTGGGAGTCATGCTCGTCAACGCTGACGGCAAGGTCTTCGTGGGCAAGCGTATCGACACCAAGGAAGGCGATTTCTGGCAGATGCCGCAAGGCGGCGTCGATGATGGCGAAGACCTCAAGGAAGCCGCGCTCCGCGAGCTTTGGGAAGAAACCGGCGTCTCTCGCGATCACGCCACGCTGCTGTCCCAGACGCGCGAGGAACTGCTCTACGACCTTCCGGCCGAGCTGATGGGCAAGCTGTGGAAGGGCAAGTATCGCGGCCAGCGCCAGCACTGGTTCCTCGCCCGGTTCGAGGGCAAGGACGCCGACATCGACCTCAATGCGCACCAGCCGGCCGAGTTCAACGACTGGAAGTGGATCGACGCCGAACTGCTGCCCGACCTGATCGTGCCGTTCAAGAAGCGCGTCTATCGGGCCGTGGTAGAAGAGTTCAAGGCGCTGATCTGA
- a CDS encoding tetratricopeptide repeat protein, whose amino-acid sequence MMRTKTSAKDLLMRYTPVAIALSLLAATSSSVLLSQPPAQLDPRASALLTEGHAAAAAGNLNGAIDAYESALTVEPGSVEVLLSLADATRRQGMQGKALHYYRVTLASDPRNVVALAGEGMALAEKGATEKANRNLARLQTLCGKDCAETRTLATAIAKGPAPRMVTADAVTPKTAVSEN is encoded by the coding sequence ATGATGAGGACGAAGACCTCGGCCAAGGACCTGCTGATGCGTTATACGCCCGTTGCTATCGCTCTTTCCCTGCTAGCCGCCACGTCCTCCAGCGTCCTCCTGTCGCAACCGCCCGCGCAGCTCGACCCGCGCGCGTCCGCGCTGCTGACCGAAGGCCATGCCGCCGCCGCGGCGGGCAATCTCAACGGTGCGATCGACGCCTATGAATCGGCGCTGACGGTGGAGCCGGGCAGCGTCGAGGTGCTGCTCTCGCTGGCCGACGCCACGCGCCGCCAGGGCATGCAGGGCAAGGCGCTGCACTACTACCGCGTCACGCTCGCCAGCGATCCGCGCAATGTCGTCGCTCTTGCGGGCGAAGGCATGGCGCTGGCGGAGAAGGGCGCGACCGAGAAGGCCAACCGCAACCTCGCGCGTCTCCAGACCCTGTGCGGCAAGGATTGCGCAGAGACGCGCACGCTGGCCACGGCCATCGCCAAGGGGCCTGCTCCGCGCATGGTCACAGCAGATGCGGTGACGCCCAAGACGGCGGTTTCGGAAAACTGA